The following coding sequences lie in one Gadus macrocephalus chromosome 1, ASM3116895v1 genomic window:
- the fkbpl gene encoding FK506-binding protein-like isoform X2, translating to MDPNTPADIQDVCSGNQGRDVTSFVSVCPSGLWGVQQTLMRKTRQDQHTYSVNNASGSSDDFPKMGSLCKVRVSLKEDPEGLSSESDVPAEPSQEEPIPYPRSNSSALQVPLGDWTTLRLGEGQCDVTEACIERMRAQETCEILLSPVGDVPGASSIQPPAEDQETSTVSVELHSFTPGKDAWEMATGEKLDWVRFHKERGGARFRSGEDLWGAADSYSRALKLLITLYALGRKKVDAEDCECPQTPPDVDPPLWLSASEYMTLKAELHSNLSLCQLKLGQPEKARANAAKATKLEPGGPKAWYRLGQACQQVNELGEARQAFRRLLELQPESPAALKALKELASREKETNTQLAQRLSKMFS from the exons ATGGACCCAAACACCCCAGCTGACATACAGGATGTCTGCAGCGGCAACCAGGGTCGTGACGTCACTTCGTTTGTATCAGTGTGTCCAAGTGGCCTCTGGGGTGTTCAACAAACCTTGATGCGCAAAACAAGACAGGatcaacacacatacagtgtCAACAATGCCT CAGGGTCCTCTGATGACTTCCCGAAGATGGGTTCGTTGTGTAAGGTTCGAGTGAGCCTTAAAGAAGACCCTGAGGGGCTTTCCTCTGAGTCGGACGTTCCTGCTGAGCCGTCCCAGGAGGAACCCATCCCCTACCCGCGCTCCAACAGCTCAGCGCTGCAGGTCCCGCTCGGTGATTGGACCACACTGAGACTAGGGGAAGGGCAATGCGATGTCACTGAGGCATGCATCGAGAGGATGAGAGCTCAGGAGACATGTGAG ATACTACTGTCGCCGGTGGGAGATGTCCCGGGAGCCTCCTCAATCCAACCCCCCGCAGAGGATCAAGAGACGTCCACCGTCTCTGTTGAACTGCACTCTTTCACGCCGGGGAAGGACGCCTGGGAGATGGCCACCGGCGAGAAGCTGGACTGGGTGCGGTTCCACAAGGAGAGAGGCGGAGCCAGATTCAGGAGCGGCGAGGACCTTTGGGGAGCAGCGGACAGCTACAGCCGCGCCCTGAAGCTGCTCATCACCCTTTACGCTCTCGGGAGAAAGAAGGTGGACGCGGAGGACTGCGAGTGTCCACAGACGCCGCCCGATGTTGACCCTCCACTCTGGCTATCGGCCAGTGAATATATGACCCTCAAGGCAGAGCTCCACTCCAACCTGTCCTTGTGCCAGCTCAAGCTGGGCCAACCGGAGAAGGCCAGGGCCAACGCCGCCAAGGCCACCAAGCTGGAGCCCGGCGGTCCTAAGGCCTGGTACCGACTGGGCCAGGCCTGCCAACAGGTGAATGAGTTGGGGGAAGCCAGACAGGCCTTCAGGAGACTGCTGGAGCTACAGCCAGAGTCTCCCGCGGCCCTCAAAGCTCTGAAAGAGTTGGCGAGCAGGGAGAAGGAGACTAACACACAGTTGGCACAGAGACTGAGCAAGATGTTTAGCTGA
- the fkbpl gene encoding FK506-binding protein-like isoform X3, translating to MDPNTPADIQDVCSGNQGRDVTSFVSVCPSGLWGVQQTLMRKTRQDQHTYSVNNAWSSDDFPKMGSLCKVRVSLKEDPEGLSSESDVPAEPSQEEPIPYPRSNSSALQVPLGDWTTLRLGEGQCDVTEACIERMRAQETCEILLSPVGDVPGASSIQPPAEDQETSTVSVELHSFTPGKDAWEMATGEKLDWVRFHKERGGARFRSGEDLWGAADSYSRALKLLITLYALGRKKVDAEDCECPQTPPDVDPPLWLSASEYMTLKAELHSNLSLCQLKLGQPEKARANAAKATKLEPGGPKAWYRLGQACQQVNELGEARQAFRRLLELQPESPAALKALKELASREKETNTQLAQRLSKMFS from the exons ATGGACCCAAACACCCCAGCTGACATACAGGATGTCTGCAGCGGCAACCAGGGTCGTGACGTCACTTCGTTTGTATCAGTGTGTCCAAGTGGCCTCTGGGGTGTTCAACAAACCTTGATGCGCAAAACAAGACAGGatcaacacacatacagtgtCAACAATGCCT GGTCCTCTGATGACTTCCCGAAGATGGGTTCGTTGTGTAAGGTTCGAGTGAGCCTTAAAGAAGACCCTGAGGGGCTTTCCTCTGAGTCGGACGTTCCTGCTGAGCCGTCCCAGGAGGAACCCATCCCCTACCCGCGCTCCAACAGCTCAGCGCTGCAGGTCCCGCTCGGTGATTGGACCACACTGAGACTAGGGGAAGGGCAATGCGATGTCACTGAGGCATGCATCGAGAGGATGAGAGCTCAGGAGACATGTGAG ATACTACTGTCGCCGGTGGGAGATGTCCCGGGAGCCTCCTCAATCCAACCCCCCGCAGAGGATCAAGAGACGTCCACCGTCTCTGTTGAACTGCACTCTTTCACGCCGGGGAAGGACGCCTGGGAGATGGCCACCGGCGAGAAGCTGGACTGGGTGCGGTTCCACAAGGAGAGAGGCGGAGCCAGATTCAGGAGCGGCGAGGACCTTTGGGGAGCAGCGGACAGCTACAGCCGCGCCCTGAAGCTGCTCATCACCCTTTACGCTCTCGGGAGAAAGAAGGTGGACGCGGAGGACTGCGAGTGTCCACAGACGCCGCCCGATGTTGACCCTCCACTCTGGCTATCGGCCAGTGAATATATGACCCTCAAGGCAGAGCTCCACTCCAACCTGTCCTTGTGCCAGCTCAAGCTGGGCCAACCGGAGAAGGCCAGGGCCAACGCCGCCAAGGCCACCAAGCTGGAGCCCGGCGGTCCTAAGGCCTGGTACCGACTGGGCCAGGCCTGCCAACAGGTGAATGAGTTGGGGGAAGCCAGACAGGCCTTCAGGAGACTGCTGGAGCTACAGCCAGAGTCTCCCGCGGCCCTCAAAGCTCTGAAAGAGTTGGCGAGCAGGGAGAAGGAGACTAACACACAGTTGGCACAGAGACTGAGCAAGATGTTTAGCTGA
- the fkbpl gene encoding FK506-binding protein-like isoform X1 produces the protein MDPNTPADIQDVCSGNQGRDVTSFVSVCPSGLWGVQQTLMRKTRQDQHTYSVNNASSLSVAGSSDDFPKMGSLCKVRVSLKEDPEGLSSESDVPAEPSQEEPIPYPRSNSSALQVPLGDWTTLRLGEGQCDVTEACIERMRAQETCEILLSPVGDVPGASSIQPPAEDQETSTVSVELHSFTPGKDAWEMATGEKLDWVRFHKERGGARFRSGEDLWGAADSYSRALKLLITLYALGRKKVDAEDCECPQTPPDVDPPLWLSASEYMTLKAELHSNLSLCQLKLGQPEKARANAAKATKLEPGGPKAWYRLGQACQQVNELGEARQAFRRLLELQPESPAALKALKELASREKETNTQLAQRLSKMFS, from the exons ATGGACCCAAACACCCCAGCTGACATACAGGATGTCTGCAGCGGCAACCAGGGTCGTGACGTCACTTCGTTTGTATCAGTGTGTCCAAGTGGCCTCTGGGGTGTTCAACAAACCTTGATGCGCAAAACAAGACAGGatcaacacacatacagtgtCAACAATGCCT CCTCTCTTTCTGTAGCAGGGTCCTCTGATGACTTCCCGAAGATGGGTTCGTTGTGTAAGGTTCGAGTGAGCCTTAAAGAAGACCCTGAGGGGCTTTCCTCTGAGTCGGACGTTCCTGCTGAGCCGTCCCAGGAGGAACCCATCCCCTACCCGCGCTCCAACAGCTCAGCGCTGCAGGTCCCGCTCGGTGATTGGACCACACTGAGACTAGGGGAAGGGCAATGCGATGTCACTGAGGCATGCATCGAGAGGATGAGAGCTCAGGAGACATGTGAG ATACTACTGTCGCCGGTGGGAGATGTCCCGGGAGCCTCCTCAATCCAACCCCCCGCAGAGGATCAAGAGACGTCCACCGTCTCTGTTGAACTGCACTCTTTCACGCCGGGGAAGGACGCCTGGGAGATGGCCACCGGCGAGAAGCTGGACTGGGTGCGGTTCCACAAGGAGAGAGGCGGAGCCAGATTCAGGAGCGGCGAGGACCTTTGGGGAGCAGCGGACAGCTACAGCCGCGCCCTGAAGCTGCTCATCACCCTTTACGCTCTCGGGAGAAAGAAGGTGGACGCGGAGGACTGCGAGTGTCCACAGACGCCGCCCGATGTTGACCCTCCACTCTGGCTATCGGCCAGTGAATATATGACCCTCAAGGCAGAGCTCCACTCCAACCTGTCCTTGTGCCAGCTCAAGCTGGGCCAACCGGAGAAGGCCAGGGCCAACGCCGCCAAGGCCACCAAGCTGGAGCCCGGCGGTCCTAAGGCCTGGTACCGACTGGGCCAGGCCTGCCAACAGGTGAATGAGTTGGGGGAAGCCAGACAGGCCTTCAGGAGACTGCTGGAGCTACAGCCAGAGTCTCCCGCGGCCCTCAAAGCTCTGAAAGAGTTGGCGAGCAGGGAGAAGGAGACTAACACACAGTTGGCACAGAGACTGAGCAAGATGTTTAGCTGA
- the ebp gene encoding 3-beta-hydroxysteroid-Delta(8),Delta(7)-isomerase produces the protein MESTSKHHVAHPFWPRDLSIPNYVPNDRSMSEILTFLFSVSGVFLLATWGITGRENASGRLGVWRRLAVCWFAVCGFIHGVIEGWFSLYYEVIPADQSFLSQLWKEYSKGDSRYAIADNFTVCMETITAWLWGPFSFWAVYAFLTNKPYRFVLQLIISLGQLYGAVLYFYTEHRDGYAHSEMGHPIYFWFYFVFLNALWVIIPLVLIVDAWGQLSGAQALKDNARSHKSKRT, from the exons ATGGAGTCCACTTCAAAGCACCACGTCGCCCACCCCTTTTGGCCACGGGACTTGTCCATCCCCAACTATGTGCCAAACGACCGGTCCATGTCGGAGATCCTGACCTTCCTATTCTCCGTCTCCGGCGTCTTCCTCCTGGCCACCTGGGGGATCACTGGTCGTGAGAACGCCTCCGGCAGACTGGGAGTTTGGAGGCGCCTGGCTGTGTGTTGGTTCGCGGTGTGCGGCTTCATACACGGGGTCATAGAGGGATGGTTCTCCCTGTATTACGAAGTGATCCCGGCCGACCAGAGCTTCCTATCACAGCTCT GGAAAGAATACTCCAAGGGTGACAGCCGATATGCTAT AGCTGATAACTTCACCGTGTGTATGGAGACCATAACAGCCTGGCTGTGGGGACCCTTCAGCTTCTGGGCAGTGTACGCTTTCCTGACCAACAAGCCCTACAGATTTGTCCTGCAACTGATCATTTCATTAG GCCAGCTGTATGGAGCTGTGCTGTACTTCTACACTGAGCACCGGGATGGATATGCTCACAGTGAGATGGGACACCCCATCTACTTCTGGTTCTACTTTGTGTTCTTGAACGCGCTGTGGGTCATCATCCCCCTGGTACTCATTGTGGACGCTTGGGGACAGCTTTCAGGGGCCCAGGCTCTCAAAGACAACGCTCGGAGCCACAAGTCTAAGAGGACCTAA
- the ccdc115 gene encoding coiled-coil domain-containing protein 115 isoform X2 — protein sequence MTYFWSADIQQGQLTKKGTSKSLQSSGWFSLSKARYSMGNKQVSSLQYASEMEPQIFVHARAVENDALEFCTERITIQSPTERVQNTTSVEDIGPKEEGVRRRIKASKDMAEPEELVGASAENPSPTSTKPPSGSHRNNSDQNPQADPLKWFGILVPQTLKQAQSSFRQVIELSAEIATLQAAVLKTREEFKLALKLSC from the exons ATGACGTATTTTTGGTCAGCTGACATACAGCAAGGTCAGCTGACCAAAAAAGGAACTAGCAAATCATTACAATCCTCG GGATGGTTTTCATTGTCCAAGGCACGGTACTCCATGGGCAACAAGCAAGTGTCCTCTCTTCAGTATGCCAGTGAGATGGAGCCACAGATTTTCGTGCATGCCAG GGCAGTGGAGAATGATGCACTTGAGTTCTGCACGGAAAGAATAACAATCCAAAGTCCTACTGAGCGCGTCCAGAACACCACGTCTGTGGAGGACATCGGGCCGAAAGAGGAGG GTGTGAGGAGAAGGATCAAGGCAAGTAAGGACATGGCTGAACCAGAGGAGCTTGTGGGAGCTTCCGCTGAGAATCCTTCGCCCACATCCACAAAGCCTCCCAGCGGGTCTCACAGAAACAACAGTGATCAGAATCCTCAAGCGGACCCGTTGAAATGGTTCGGGATTCTGGTGCCACAGACCCTGAAACAAGCACAGTCATCGTTCAGGCAAG TTATAGAGCTGTCCGCGGAGATCGCTACTCTACAGGCTGCAGTTCTCAAGACCAGAGAGGAGTTTAAGCTTGCCCTGAAACTGAGCTGTTGA
- the ccdc115 gene encoding coiled-coil domain-containing protein 115 isoform X1 yields the protein MGLSKTEETSLLLDEQLLQYMDQLESLQEKRSALNTLIEQGWFSLSKARYSMGNKQVSSLQYASEMEPQIFVHARAVENDALEFCTERITIQSPTERVQNTTSVEDIGPKEEGVRRRIKASKDMAEPEELVGASAENPSPTSTKPPSGSHRNNSDQNPQADPLKWFGILVPQTLKQAQSSFRQVIELSAEIATLQAAVLKTREEFKLALKLSC from the exons ATGGGGCTCTCAAAGACAGAGGAGACATCTCTCCTGCTCGACGAACAGCTTCTACAATACATGGACCAGCTGGAGTCACTGCAGGAGAAACGTTCAGCTCTCAACACTCTCATAGAGCAG GGATGGTTTTCATTGTCCAAGGCACGGTACTCCATGGGCAACAAGCAAGTGTCCTCTCTTCAGTATGCCAGTGAGATGGAGCCACAGATTTTCGTGCATGCCAG GGCAGTGGAGAATGATGCACTTGAGTTCTGCACGGAAAGAATAACAATCCAAAGTCCTACTGAGCGCGTCCAGAACACCACGTCTGTGGAGGACATCGGGCCGAAAGAGGAGG GTGTGAGGAGAAGGATCAAGGCAAGTAAGGACATGGCTGAACCAGAGGAGCTTGTGGGAGCTTCCGCTGAGAATCCTTCGCCCACATCCACAAAGCCTCCCAGCGGGTCTCACAGAAACAACAGTGATCAGAATCCTCAAGCGGACCCGTTGAAATGGTTCGGGATTCTGGTGCCACAGACCCTGAAACAAGCACAGTCATCGTTCAGGCAAG TTATAGAGCTGTCCGCGGAGATCGCTACTCTACAGGCTGCAGTTCTCAAGACCAGAGAGGAGTTTAAGCTTGCCCTGAAACTGAGCTGTTGA
- the si:dkey-109j17.5 gene encoding uncharacterized protein si:dkey-109j17.5, with the protein MASVSKVSILDYFNIVFEGENGKIESNCKACGTRIQAKRSVTSNFVTHLKRKHQAMYDEFVKRKDMKREAYSSGSLHSFNANGGTPRYSHPASTGGGGAPIVGGVGTLEGGGGGGVSKFDRHDPRQVLISEAIAKMMVRDLQPAYTVENPGFRELLQLLEPRYTPEPQQYFQNQLLPAYAYQAQLATRQALASALALSLSLDLWSSLSGGKSGYLGVTCHFLTCEWQMRSALLACLPLGRTGSGGGHVLAEFEEVCHAHGVSGKAFRVVAEPFPALTPPARTSCLPGFNIAGGGASGGGGLEQEADDAAPGGGDDDPEEVGGRNGHGEGREDGEGEQGLGASRVDCFSDSLDRCVGEGLHSCPLLRSTLAKAACFYNYITSAVPPEKLRQVLDGPGGVSGKPGGFLPDIKDWASQLKVLRQLLDSVEFLEELSGRGELALCDEERAQLRELIDTLEPFTEAWDMIHWDRPTDRHVSISLALPCVLGLRKHLSETSTPHCPSLLAGLAQAVERRLAPILEDPLYISVTTLDPQFKLTWSSNPDWHRQVLLEELGKHAPPSLSVHPTATTEIHSQAPGSSPASSPVSSLSRPCKLFSFIKQRPATQAKSLEQELAGYLREEPTDEDPLHYWRRKAIDFPLLAQVAKRTFTVPASSTVVSSIFTTARQNLQLERGCVLPKHLETLIYLKANYRLLWT; encoded by the exons ATGGCGTCAGTGTCAAAGGTATCAATTTTGGATTACTTTAATATAGTCTTCGAAGGCGAAAATGGCAAGATCGAGTCCAACTGCAAGGCTTGTGGCACGAGAATTCAGGCGAAGCGAAGTGTCACGTCCAACTTCGTAACGCATCTCAAG cgtaAGCACCAGGCTATGTATGATGAGTTTGTCAAAAGGAAAGACATGAAGAGGGAGGCTTACTCCTCTGGGTCGCTGCACAGCTTCAATGCCAACGGTGGGACCCCTCGCTACAGCCACCCGGCCAGcactggaggaggcggagcgccGATAGTCGGAGGAGTAGGGACcttagagggagggggaggtggaggggtgtcCAAGTTCGACAGACATGATCCACGCCAG gtGCTCATCTCGGAGGCCATCGCTAAGATGATGGTGCGTGACCTGCAGCCGGCGTACACGGTGGAGAACCCGGGTTTCAGGGAGCTCCTGCAGCTGCTGGAGCCGCGCTACACCCCTGAGCCCCAGCAGTACTTCCAGAACCAGCTGCTGCCCGCCTACGCCTACCAGGCCCAGCTGGCCACGCGGCAAGCCCTGGCCTCGGCGCTGGCCCTGAGCCTGAGCCTGGACCTCTGGAGCAGCCTCTCTGGTGGGAAGTCAGG GTACCTGGGGGTCACCTGCCACTTCCTCACCTGTGAATGGCAGATGCGATCAGCCCTTCTGGCGTGCCTTCCCCTCGGCAGGACGGGGTCTGGGGGCGGTCACGTGCTGGCTGAATTCGAGGAGGTGTGTCACGCGCACGGGGTGTCCGGTAAGGCGTTCCGCGTGGTGGCCGAACCCTTTCCCGCCCTAACGCCCCCAGCCAGGACCTCCTGCCTTCCCGGGTTTAACATCGCCGGCGGCGGcgccagcggcggcggcgggctggAGCAGGAGGCGGACGACGCGGCGCCCGGCGGTGGCGACGACGACCCGGAGGAGGTGGGCGGCAGGAACGGGCACGGCGAGGGgcgggaggacggggagggggagcagggccTGGGGGCGTCCCGGGTGGACTGCTTCTCCGACTCGCTGGACCGCTGCGTGGGGGAGGGGCTGCACTCCTGCCCCCTGCTGCGCTCCACCCTGGCCAAGGCCGCCTGCTTCTACAACTACATCACCTCCGCCGTGCCGCCGGAGAAACTCAGGCAGGTGCTGGATGGGCCAGGGGGCGTGTCCGGGAAACCGGGCGGCTTCCTGCCCGATATCAAGGACTGGGCGTCTCAGCTTAAG GTCCTCCGTCAGCTGCTGGACTCGGTGGAGTTCCTGGAGGAGCTGAGCGGGCGCGGGGAGCTGGCGCTGTGCGACGAGGAGAGGGCCCAGCTGAGGGAGCTCATCGACACGTTGGAGCCCTTCACCGAGGCCTGGGACATGATCCACTGGGACAGGCCGACGGACCGACACGTCTCCATCAGCCTGGCCCTGCCCTGCGTCCTGGGCCTGCGCAAGCACCTCTCCgagacctccaccccccactGCCCCTCTCTCCTGGCGGGCTTGGCGCAGGCCGTGGAGCGGCGCCTCGCCCCCATCCTGGAGGATCCCCTCTACATCAGCGTCACCACGCTGGACCCCCAGTTCAAGCTCACCTGGAGCAGCAACCCGGACTGGCACAGGCAGGtcctcctggaggagctggGCAAGCACGCCCCGCCCTCCCTGTCCGTCCACCCCACCGCCACCACGGAGATCCACTCCCAGGCGCCCGGGTCCTCCCCGGCGTCGTCGCCCGTCTCCTCGCTGTCGCGGCCGTGCAAGCTGTTCTCCTTCATCAAGCAGAGACCCGCCACGcaggccaagagcctggagcagGAGCTGGCGGGCTACCTGCGCGAGGAGCCCACCGACGAGGACCCCTTGCACTACTGGAGACGGAAGGCCATCGACTTTCCCCTGTTGGCTCAAGTGGCCAAGAGGACCTTCACCGTACCGGCCAGTAGCACTGTAGTGTCCAGCATCTTCACCACTGCCAGGCAAAATCTGCAGCTGGAGAGGGGTTGTGTGCTACCGAAACACTTGGAGACGCTCATCTACCTCAAAGCAAATTACAGATTGTTATGGACTTAG
- the apobec2b gene encoding C->U-editing enzyme APOBEC-2b isoform X1, giving the protein MADRNTGRSSVKKKEKTTGKPLEEKEKDKTKEKAVKKSQEKPAKKTEKSPKPPAKVEEGGLEEKEKAGDGEAVGGAEAKDPGDNGDFQPIELPPFEIVTGQQMSPFYFRFQFRNVEYSSGRNKTLLCFRVDVPGAAVDPLMGYMEDEHATAHAEEAFFDQVLPKNNASQGYDITWYVSSSPCTACVAKVTSVLRQRQTVRLTLLCSRLFQWEEPETCEGLKALAGAGCKLRMMKPADFQHVWETYVEREEESFAPWEDCQDNYNYYTERLAGILK; this is encoded by the exons ATGGCCGACAGGAACACGGGACGCTCCAGCgtcaagaagaaggagaagacgaCCGGCAAACCGctagaagagaaggagaaagacaaGACCAAGGAGAAGGCTGTGAAGAAGTCACAGGAGAAACCGGCCAAGAAGACTGAGAAGAGCCCCAAACCGCCGGCCAAGGTGGAGGAAGGAgggctggaggagaaggagaaggctgGAGATGGAGAGGCAGTGGGGGGAGCTGAGGCCAAAGACCCAGGAGACAATGGCGACTTCCAGCCCATTGAGCTGCCGCCGTTTGAGATCGTCACCGG GCAACAGATGAGCCCGTTCTACTTCAGGTTCCAGTTCAGGAACGTGGAGTACTCGTCGGGCCGGAACAAGACCCTGCTGTGTTTCCGGGTGGACGTGCCGGGGGCCGCCGTGGACCCCCTCATGGGCTACATGGAGGACGAGCACGCCACCGCGCACGCCGAGGAAGCCTTCTTCGATCAG GTGCTCCCTAAAAATAACGCCTCACAGGGCTACGACATCACGTGGTACGTGTCGTCCAGCCCGTGCACGGCCTGCGTCGCCAAGGTGACGAGCGTGCTGCGCCAGCGGCAGACGGTGCGCCTCACCCTCCTATGCTCCCGCCTCTTCCAGTGGGAGGAGCCCGAGACCTGCGAGGGCCTGAAGGCTCTGGCCGGCGCCGGCTGCAAGCTGAGGATGATGAAGCCCGCCGACTTCCAGCACGTGTGGGAGACGTacgtggagagggaggaggagagcttcGCGCCGTGGGAGGACTGCCAGgacaactacaactactacactGAGAGGCTGGCCGGGATCCTCAAGTAG
- the apobec2b gene encoding C->U-editing enzyme APOBEC-2b isoform X2: MADRNTGRSSVKKKEKTTGKPLEEKEKDKTKEKAVKKSQEKPAKKTEKSPKPPAKVEEGGLEEKEKAGDGEAVGGAEAKDPGDNGDFQPIELPPFEIVTGQQMSPFYFRFQFRNVEYSSGRNKTLLCFRVDVPGAAVDPLMGYMEDEHATAHAEEAFFDQWEEPETCEGLKALAGAGCKLRMMKPADFQHVWETYVEREEESFAPWEDCQDNYNYYTERLAGILK, encoded by the exons ATGGCCGACAGGAACACGGGACGCTCCAGCgtcaagaagaaggagaagacgaCCGGCAAACCGctagaagagaaggagaaagacaaGACCAAGGAGAAGGCTGTGAAGAAGTCACAGGAGAAACCGGCCAAGAAGACTGAGAAGAGCCCCAAACCGCCGGCCAAGGTGGAGGAAGGAgggctggaggagaaggagaaggctgGAGATGGAGAGGCAGTGGGGGGAGCTGAGGCCAAAGACCCAGGAGACAATGGCGACTTCCAGCCCATTGAGCTGCCGCCGTTTGAGATCGTCACCGG GCAACAGATGAGCCCGTTCTACTTCAGGTTCCAGTTCAGGAACGTGGAGTACTCGTCGGGCCGGAACAAGACCCTGCTGTGTTTCCGGGTGGACGTGCCGGGGGCCGCCGTGGACCCCCTCATGGGCTACATGGAGGACGAGCACGCCACCGCGCACGCCGAGGAAGCCTTCTTCGATCAG TGGGAGGAGCCCGAGACCTGCGAGGGCCTGAAGGCTCTGGCCGGCGCCGGCTGCAAGCTGAGGATGATGAAGCCCGCCGACTTCCAGCACGTGTGGGAGACGTacgtggagagggaggaggagagcttcGCGCCGTGGGAGGACTGCCAGgacaactacaactactacactGAGAGGCTGGCCGGGATCCTCAAGTAG